In one Arthrobacter jinronghuae genomic region, the following are encoded:
- a CDS encoding biotin/lipoyl-containing protein, with product MAEIPFPLPDLGEGLIEATVLEWLVSVGDQVERNQPLVEVETTKSAVELPSPQAGRVARTYGEPGETINVGEPLIVFEVPDNTAGIVGTVPQEAPARRRVRLTAALDED from the coding sequence GTGGCTGAAATCCCCTTCCCCCTTCCCGACCTCGGCGAAGGCCTGATCGAGGCCACCGTGCTGGAATGGCTGGTGTCCGTGGGTGATCAGGTGGAACGCAACCAGCCGCTGGTCGAGGTGGAAACCACCAAATCCGCGGTGGAGCTGCCTTCCCCGCAGGCCGGCCGCGTTGCACGCACCTACGGCGAGCCCGGGGAAACGATCAACGTGGGCGAACCGCTTATCGTCTTCGAGGTTCCGGACAACACCGCCGGCATCGTAGGCACCGTGCCGCAGGAAGCTCCGGCACGCCGCCGGGTCCGGCTGACCGCCGCACTGGACGAGGACTAG
- a CDS encoding serine/threonine-protein kinase: MDVLLGHRYRTTELIGSGGAAAVYRAVDENLGREVAVKLFNAGFREDDETRRQQIEMQLLATLNHPGLVTLLDAGVNVDDEGRSSSFLVMELVDGPDLRGTLKEGPLSSSATAALGADLADALNYVHSNGVIHRDVKPANILLFPQEDMDTRLYPRLTDFGIARMVEATVATANGATIGTANYLSPEQAQGAAVDPRTDVYSLGLVLLECLTGEKAFPGPIVEAAVARLLRDPEIPEWVGPDWTGILRAMTSRLVDARPEAHEVAVALRSLASEAMVLDGPVPSPGSSAFGDPDTGESATGGATTGNIYIPAPPQHAPSLG; encoded by the coding sequence GTGGATGTACTCCTGGGGCACCGGTACCGCACCACCGAACTCATAGGGTCCGGTGGTGCTGCTGCCGTCTACCGTGCAGTCGACGAGAACCTTGGGCGGGAAGTAGCCGTCAAGCTTTTCAACGCCGGGTTCCGAGAGGATGACGAAACCCGCCGCCAGCAGATCGAAATGCAGCTGCTGGCAACCCTGAACCATCCGGGATTGGTCACCCTGCTGGACGCCGGCGTCAACGTTGATGACGAGGGCCGCAGCTCCAGCTTCCTCGTGATGGAGCTGGTGGACGGACCGGACCTGCGCGGCACGCTCAAGGAAGGCCCCCTCTCCTCCTCGGCAACGGCGGCGCTGGGCGCCGATCTGGCCGACGCGCTGAACTACGTGCACAGCAACGGCGTGATCCACCGCGACGTAAAGCCTGCGAACATCCTGCTTTTCCCGCAGGAAGACATGGACACCCGCCTGTACCCGCGGCTCACCGACTTCGGGATCGCCAGGATGGTCGAGGCCACCGTAGCCACCGCCAACGGCGCGACCATCGGAACCGCGAACTACCTGAGCCCGGAACAGGCGCAGGGGGCTGCCGTGGATCCGCGGACCGACGTCTACTCACTGGGCCTGGTGCTCCTGGAATGCCTTACCGGGGAAAAGGCATTCCCCGGCCCGATTGTGGAAGCAGCCGTGGCACGCCTGCTCCGTGACCCCGAGATTCCCGAGTGGGTGGGACCGGATTGGACCGGCATCCTTCGGGCCATGACATCCCGCCTTGTGGACGCACGCCCCGAGGCACACGAAGTGGCAGTGGCGCTTCGTTCCCTGGCTTCCGAAGCCATGGTGCTGGACGGACCTGTCCCGTCGCCGGGCAGCTCCGCGTTCGGCGATCCGGACACCGGAGAATCCGCAACGGGCGGCGCTACCACGGGCAACATCTATATTCCGGCCCCGCCGCAGCACGCCCCCAGTCTGGGCTAG
- a CDS encoding alpha/beta fold hydrolase: MADYGSLVEGTDPRLSVEIIDPAGGAAGTTALRPVLLLHGFASSAQLNWHDSGWITALTAAGRRIITVDLPGHGGSAAPEDLDSYRPSRIRADLLQVLQDAGVSPLADDDPASGLDVVGYSLGSRLAWEFGATQPELVHRMVLGGPGSGDPLADFDLDAAREAAAGGAPVADPRTAELLRMAQLVPQNNLAALFRMIEAIKEEPFSPAAAVPSMPLLLVAGERDDLAATAPKLAALSGQAELVSLPARTHTNAITSRAFKNAAVEFLAGE, encoded by the coding sequence GTGGCCGACTACGGCTCCCTGGTGGAAGGCACCGATCCCCGCCTTTCGGTGGAGATTATCGACCCTGCCGGCGGTGCTGCGGGCACGACGGCGCTGCGTCCCGTCCTCCTGCTGCACGGCTTCGCCTCCAGTGCGCAGTTGAACTGGCACGACTCTGGATGGATCACCGCACTGACCGCCGCGGGGCGCCGGATCATTACCGTGGACCTGCCCGGCCACGGCGGCAGTGCAGCACCGGAGGACCTCGATTCCTACCGCCCCAGCCGCATCCGCGCGGACCTGCTGCAGGTTCTTCAGGACGCCGGCGTGTCTCCGCTGGCCGACGACGACCCGGCCAGCGGCCTGGACGTGGTGGGCTATTCCCTCGGTTCCCGCCTCGCCTGGGAGTTCGGTGCGACCCAGCCCGAACTCGTGCACCGCATGGTGCTCGGAGGGCCGGGAAGCGGAGACCCGCTGGCGGACTTCGATCTCGATGCCGCCCGTGAAGCAGCGGCGGGCGGGGCGCCGGTGGCGGATCCCCGCACCGCCGAACTGCTGCGCATGGCCCAGCTGGTTCCGCAGAATAACCTGGCCGCCCTGTTCCGGATGATCGAAGCCATCAAGGAGGAACCCTTCTCCCCCGCAGCGGCGGTTCCTTCCATGCCGCTGCTCCTGGTTGCCGGAGAACGCGACGACCTCGCGGCGACAGCGCCCAAGCTGGCCGCCCTGAGCGGACAGGCCGAGCTGGTATCGCTTCCCGCCCGCACCCACACGAACGCCATAACCTCCCGGGCGTTCAAAAACGCTGCAGTGGAGTTCTTGGCCGGCGAATAA
- a CDS encoding thiamine pyrophosphate-dependent enzyme translates to MDNNLQPAALSAEELRELYRLVTAVRQLDLAAIAWQRQGIIPGYAPELGQEAAQVGSAFAMDPEHDFVFPTYREMGVALTMGVDMTAYMSTHKASWHGGLYNPVQTRLAPIQAVVGGSVLHAVGWAHGQTLAGNPGVALTYFGDGASSQGDVHEAMNFAGVLKAPVIFFVQNNGWAISLPTEAQVAGGTVAARAAGYGMKAITVDGNDAAAVVLATREAAAHARAGHGPVLIEAMTYRRGPHSTSDDPGRYRSLAEERRDEGADPVQLLADRLLADGIADDAFLDTALQDAKTNADAVREGVMALGPRPGREMFDFVFAEPTEALKAQARAWREESEHV, encoded by the coding sequence ATGGACAATAATCTGCAACCTGCGGCCCTGTCGGCGGAGGAACTCCGGGAGCTGTACCGCCTGGTCACCGCCGTCCGGCAGCTGGACCTCGCCGCGATCGCCTGGCAGCGCCAGGGCATCATCCCCGGGTATGCCCCGGAGCTGGGCCAGGAAGCCGCCCAGGTGGGCAGCGCCTTCGCCATGGACCCCGAGCATGACTTCGTTTTCCCCACCTACCGGGAAATGGGGGTGGCGCTGACCATGGGCGTGGACATGACCGCCTACATGTCCACCCACAAGGCCAGCTGGCACGGCGGCCTCTACAACCCGGTGCAGACCCGGCTCGCCCCGATCCAGGCAGTGGTCGGCGGATCAGTGCTGCACGCCGTGGGCTGGGCCCACGGGCAGACCCTCGCCGGGAACCCCGGTGTTGCCCTGACCTACTTCGGCGACGGCGCCAGCTCCCAGGGCGACGTCCATGAAGCAATGAACTTCGCCGGCGTCCTGAAGGCGCCGGTCATTTTCTTCGTCCAGAACAACGGCTGGGCCATTTCGCTGCCCACCGAGGCCCAGGTGGCCGGCGGAACCGTCGCCGCCCGTGCCGCCGGGTACGGCATGAAGGCCATCACCGTGGACGGCAACGACGCCGCCGCCGTCGTCCTCGCCACGCGCGAGGCCGCCGCTCACGCCAGGGCCGGACACGGGCCGGTACTGATCGAGGCCATGACCTACCGCCGCGGCCCGCACTCCACCAGCGACGATCCCGGCCGGTACCGGAGCCTGGCGGAGGAACGGCGCGACGAAGGCGCGGATCCGGTCCAGCTGCTGGCAGACCGGTTGCTCGCCGACGGGATAGCCGACGACGCGTTCCTGGACACCGCGCTGCAGGATGCCAAGACCAACGCGGACGCCGTCCGCGAAGGTGTCATGGCGCTCGGCCCGCGTCCCGGACGGGAAATGTTCGACTTTGTTTTCGCCGAGCCCACCGAAGCACTCAAAGCCCAGGCCCGCGCCTGGCGGGAGGAATCCGAACATGTCTGA
- a CDS encoding alpha-ketoacid dehydrogenase subunit beta codes for MQAALNRALAETLAEDPRAVVLGEDVGRLGGVFRITDGLQQRFGADRVFDTPLAESGILGMSVGLAMAGFHPIPEVQFDGFAYPAVNQIVTQLARMNYRSRGTMPMPVTLRVPSFGGIRAPEHHGESLEALFAHVPGLKVVSPSSPHEAYHLLKHAAAVPDPVIFMEPKSRYWQKGDVFLDDAGPMEGAKVVRPGKHVTLVAWGAMVARCLSVAELAAEDGIEVEVLDLRWLKPIDAEGLAASVARTRRAVVVHEAPLTSGLGAEVAALITERCFDTLRAPVGRVTGFDVPYPSGDLEDEYIPNIDRILFGIQRVLEYRRG; via the coding sequence ATGCAGGCGGCCCTCAACCGTGCCCTGGCCGAAACACTGGCCGAGGATCCTCGGGCCGTTGTCCTGGGCGAAGATGTGGGACGGCTCGGCGGTGTCTTCCGCATCACCGACGGCCTGCAGCAGCGCTTCGGCGCCGACCGCGTTTTCGATACCCCGCTGGCGGAGTCGGGCATCCTCGGCATGTCCGTGGGGCTGGCCATGGCCGGTTTCCATCCGATCCCGGAGGTGCAGTTTGACGGTTTCGCATATCCGGCGGTGAACCAGATAGTCACCCAGCTGGCCCGGATGAACTACCGCAGCCGGGGCACCATGCCCATGCCGGTGACCCTGCGGGTACCCAGCTTCGGCGGCATCCGCGCCCCCGAGCACCACGGCGAGTCGCTGGAGGCGCTCTTCGCCCACGTTCCGGGATTGAAGGTGGTTTCCCCGTCCAGCCCGCACGAGGCCTACCATCTGCTGAAGCATGCCGCAGCCGTTCCGGACCCGGTGATCTTCATGGAACCGAAGTCCCGCTACTGGCAGAAGGGCGACGTGTTCCTGGACGACGCCGGCCCTATGGAGGGTGCCAAGGTGGTCCGTCCGGGCAAGCACGTCACGCTGGTGGCATGGGGTGCCATGGTGGCCCGCTGCCTCTCCGTGGCCGAGCTGGCCGCCGAGGACGGCATCGAGGTGGAGGTCCTGGACCTGCGGTGGCTCAAGCCGATCGACGCCGAGGGGCTGGCCGCCTCCGTCGCCCGGACCCGGCGCGCCGTCGTCGTCCACGAAGCGCCGCTGACCTCCGGTCTCGGCGCCGAAGTGGCCGCCCTGATCACGGAACGCTGCTTCGATACCCTGCGCGCTCCGGTTGGGCGGGTCACGGGATTCGACGTACCGTATCCCTCAGGCGATCTTGAAGACGAATACATCCCGAACATCGACCGCATCCTGTTCGGGATCCAGCGAGTATTGGAGTACCGGCGTGGCTGA